The following coding sequences lie in one Flavobacteriales bacterium genomic window:
- a CDS encoding DinB family protein: MKRPELGEYAESYKGYVDLVTESNGIQALRDSKREALDLWAKWPIAKQDHRYAEGKWTPKEIVQHIIDTERVFGYRALAFGRSDTTELPGFDHNAYVDQSRDIKRSWHDLMEEFEMVRNGSILLFESLESQSTNAGIANGVGISVRALCFVSAGHTRHHLNVLRNKYL, from the coding sequence ATGAAAAGACCTGAATTGGGCGAGTACGCCGAGTCTTATAAGGGTTACGTTGACTTGGTTACCGAGTCGAACGGAATTCAAGCACTTCGCGACTCCAAACGCGAAGCGCTCGACCTCTGGGCAAAATGGCCCATAGCGAAGCAAGACCATCGATATGCCGAAGGGAAATGGACCCCAAAGGAAATCGTTCAACACATTATTGATACCGAACGCGTTTTCGGTTACCGAGCACTGGCCTTCGGTCGTAGCGACACCACTGAGCTACCCGGCTTTGACCACAACGCATATGTAGATCAGTCACGCGATATCAAACGATCGTGGCACGATCTCATGGAGGAATTTGAAATGGTTCGCAACGGATCGATCCTCCTATTCGAATCGCTGGAGTCCCAATCCACGAATGCGGGAATTGCCAACGGAGTGGGTATTAGCGTACGCGCACTTTGCTTCGTTTCGGCCGGACACACACGTCATCACTTGAATGTATTAAGGAACAAATACCTATGA